The proteins below come from a single Besnoitia besnoiti strain Bb-Ger1 chromosome Unknown contig00229, whole genome shotgun sequence genomic window:
- a CDS encoding cytochrome b (encoded by transcript BESB_042630): MVLGSYVELSHPDNSIPVNRFVTPLHIVPEWYFLAYYAVLKVIPSKTGGLLVFMSSLINLALLSEIRALNTRMLIRQHFMTRNVVSGWVIIWVYSMIFLIIIGSAIPQATYILYGRLATIVYLTTGLVLCLY; encoded by the exons atggttttgggctc ctatgtcgaattatcgcacccagataactccataccagtgaaccggtttgtaactccgcttcatatcgtacctgaatggtactttttagcatattatgcggtgttaaaagtaatcccatccaaaaccggtggtttgttagtatttatgtcctctctcattaacttagctcttttatctgaaattcgagctttgaatactcgaatgttgatacgacaacattttatgactcgaaatgtagtcagtggatgggtaattatttgggtatacagtatgatcttcttgattattattggtagtgctattccacaagcgacttatatcttatatggtagattagctactatcgtatatcttactaccggattggttctatgcttatactaa